One window of the Tetragenococcus koreensis genome contains the following:
- the nagA gene encoding N-acetylglucosamine-6-phosphate deacetylase: MRKFVAADKFFLESHVENKGYLEIIDGKFGHYYQSLPDEEVTVIDQSGKWIAPGLVDTHIHGFKNHDVMDNDAQGINEMSEGLLSCGVTSFLPTTLTSSKEHLKDVAQMLGEVKDKVTGAKIQGIYFEGPFFTEEHKGAQNPSYFSDPDIDTFHEWQEASGGIIKKIALAPERTGVEAFVKQVSDEGVVVSLGHSDATFQQASAAVEAGGSVFVHAYNGMSGLNHREPGMVGALLTLHDVYAELICDGYHVHPKAADLAVQKVGHDHVALITDCMMAGGMPDGDYVLGEFPVVVKDGTARMQEGNLAGSILQLKEGVKNVVDWNIATPEQAVMMGSLVPAVSSNIDDTCGKIRKDRAADFIVLNPDMTLAATYLDGQERYHA, translated from the coding sequence ATGCGAAAATTTGTGGCTGCAGATAAATTTTTCTTAGAGTCTCATGTTGAAAACAAAGGTTATTTAGAAATTATTGACGGGAAATTTGGTCATTATTATCAGTCCCTTCCAGATGAAGAAGTTACCGTTATTGATCAAAGTGGAAAATGGATTGCGCCGGGGTTAGTAGATACGCATATTCATGGGTTCAAAAATCATGATGTCATGGATAATGATGCGCAAGGTATCAATGAAATGTCAGAAGGGTTACTTTCTTGCGGTGTAACTTCTTTCTTACCGACAACTTTGACGTCAAGTAAAGAACATTTAAAAGATGTAGCGCAGATGTTAGGTGAAGTAAAAGATAAGGTGACAGGCGCTAAGATTCAAGGCATTTATTTTGAAGGTCCCTTCTTTACGGAAGAACATAAAGGAGCGCAAAATCCTTCTTACTTTAGTGATCCGGATATTGATACATTTCATGAGTGGCAAGAAGCTTCTGGAGGTATTATCAAAAAAATTGCATTGGCCCCAGAAAGAACAGGCGTAGAAGCGTTTGTTAAACAAGTCAGTGATGAAGGCGTTGTCGTATCTTTGGGACATAGCGATGCTACTTTCCAACAAGCTTCAGCGGCAGTCGAAGCAGGTGGTAGTGTATTCGTTCATGCTTACAACGGGATGAGTGGCTTGAATCATCGCGAACCTGGTATGGTGGGCGCTTTGTTAACATTGCATGATGTGTATGCTGAATTGATCTGTGATGGTTATCATGTTCATCCTAAAGCGGCAGATCTTGCGGTGCAAAAAGTGGGTCATGACCATGTTGCTTTAATTACGGACTGTATGATGGCAGGTGGTATGCCGGATGGTGATTATGTTTTAGGTGAATTTCCAGTGGTAGTTAAAGATGGTACGGCTAGAATGCAAGAAGGCAATTTAGCTGGAAGTATTTTACAGCTAAAAGAAGGCGTTAAAAATGTAGTTGATTGGAACATTGCTACTCCAGAGCAAGCCGTTATGATGGGCAGCTTAGTTCCAGCAGTTAGTTCTAATATTGATGATACGTGCGGAAAGATCAGAAAGGATCGTGCAGCTGATTTTATTGTTTTGAATCCAGATATGACATTAGCTGCCACGTATTTAGATGGTCAGGAAAGATACCATGCTTAG
- a CDS encoding sensor histidine kinase: MVSLFILLLERVGLIILIAYLLLNISVFKQRLAYRRKWSTQGLLVLIFALFATISNFNGVEILPGQIISNASLTALSDEASLANTRTLTIGISGLVGGPIVGISVGVISGIIRFSQGGIDPQVYVFSSLLIGLVAGLYGQKFIKKESFPSPIQGGIMGAVVEMIQMACILLFSSSLPEAWQLVQFIILPMTLINSLGVAVFLSIIHAAQKQEMQARAIQTHDVLKLANATLPYFRAGLAEQSCKKAAEIIKKFMKVSAVSITDKEQILTHVGSGSDHHRPSHEIITDLSHDVLHTGEVKEAHSHEEIGCDVPGCPLEAAIVIPLKTTKGVIGTLKLYFTNADELTFVERQLAEGLGNIFSSQIELGEAEVHARLLQDAEIKSLQAQVNPHFFFNAINTISALIRVDSEQARKLLLRLSQFFRSNLQGARKNLISLEKELEQVKAYQLLEQARFPGRFTIHFSVEEKLKTIAVPPFIVQILVENAFKHAFDTRQENNHVWIRIVEKENQALIQVEDNGVGLPADIAKRVGKEVVPSNKGTGSALENLNRRLESLFGEEAMLSFDSTNEGTCISCFIPIKKESD, translated from the coding sequence ATGGTTTCATTATTTATTTTATTGCTCGAACGTGTAGGGCTCATTATTTTAATTGCTTATTTGCTGTTGAACATCTCAGTCTTTAAACAAAGATTGGCTTATCGTAGAAAGTGGTCAACACAAGGGCTATTGGTTCTGATTTTCGCTTTGTTTGCGACCATTTCCAATTTTAACGGTGTTGAAATTTTACCAGGGCAGATTATTTCAAACGCTTCATTAACAGCGCTTTCTGATGAGGCTTCGCTGGCAAATACTCGTACGCTGACTATTGGAATATCTGGATTAGTTGGTGGACCTATTGTCGGCATTTCGGTTGGCGTAATTTCAGGGATTATTCGTTTCAGCCAAGGAGGTATTGATCCGCAGGTCTATGTATTTTCTTCTTTATTGATTGGACTCGTTGCCGGGTTATACGGACAAAAGTTTATAAAAAAAGAAAGTTTTCCTTCACCGATCCAAGGCGGCATAATGGGAGCTGTAGTGGAAATGATTCAGATGGCTTGTATTCTTTTGTTTAGCAGTTCATTGCCAGAGGCTTGGCAGTTAGTTCAATTTATTATTCTACCTATGACACTAATTAATAGCTTGGGTGTAGCAGTTTTTTTGTCCATTATTCATGCTGCTCAAAAGCAAGAAATGCAAGCACGAGCGATACAAACACATGATGTTTTAAAGCTAGCTAATGCAACGCTTCCTTATTTCCGTGCAGGTTTAGCTGAACAATCTTGTAAGAAAGCTGCTGAAATCATTAAGAAATTTATGAAAGTTTCTGCTGTAAGTATCACTGATAAAGAACAGATCCTCACGCATGTTGGGTCGGGAAGCGATCATCATCGACCTTCTCATGAAATAATTACGGATTTGTCACATGATGTGTTACATACCGGAGAAGTCAAAGAAGCGCACTCTCATGAAGAAATTGGTTGTGACGTGCCAGGTTGTCCACTTGAAGCGGCGATTGTGATTCCTTTAAAGACTACAAAAGGGGTCATTGGTACGTTGAAGTTGTATTTTACTAATGCTGATGAACTAACATTTGTTGAACGACAGTTAGCTGAAGGGTTGGGAAATATTTTTTCCAGTCAAATTGAACTAGGCGAAGCAGAAGTGCATGCCAGGCTCCTCCAAGATGCTGAGATCAAATCGCTGCAAGCACAAGTGAATCCGCATTTCTTTTTTAATGCGATTAATACTATCTCGGCATTGATACGTGTGGATAGTGAACAGGCGAGAAAATTATTGCTCCGCTTAAGCCAGTTCTTCCGCTCAAATCTACAGGGAGCTCGTAAAAATCTGATCTCTCTTGAAAAAGAACTTGAACAAGTAAAAGCTTATCAGCTTTTAGAACAAGCGCGATTTCCTGGGCGCTTTACCATTCATTTTTCTGTAGAAGAAAAGCTAAAAACAATCGCTGTTCCACCATTTATAGTACAAATTTTAGTTGAAAATGCTTTTAAACATGCTTTTGACACCCGACAAGAAAATAATCATGTTTGGATACGGATTGTAGAAAAAGAAAACCAAGCACTTATCCAGGTAGAAGATAATGGGGTAGGTTTGCCTGCGGATATTGCAAAACGAGTAGGGAAAGAAGTTGTCCCTTCAAATAAAGGAACAGGTTCTGCTTTAGAGAACTTAAACCGGCGGCTAGAAAGTTTGTTTGGAGAAGAAGCAATGCTTTCTTTTGACTCAACCAATGAAGGAACCTGTATATCTTGTTTCATCCCTATAAAAAAGGAGAGTGATTGA
- a CDS encoding glycoside hydrolase family 73 protein — translation MARKKKKQLKMPAIIVGFLLILVGFVFSLMSLTDPVGNNSPLARQEDENMTKQEFIDRLLPHAEELQEGYGILPSVIIGQAILESNWGTSQLAHEYNNLFGIKAYGDQDKVNLETKEYVNEQWITIKGDFRVYNSWEESMDDHTMLFVNGVDWNPQKYEEVLTAQNYEQAAEALQEAGYATDPGYADKVKEVIENYQLDQYD, via the coding sequence ATGGCAAGAAAAAAGAAAAAACAACTGAAGATGCCCGCAATCATTGTCGGCTTTCTCTTGATTTTAGTAGGATTTGTCTTTTCTTTGATGAGTTTAACTGATCCTGTAGGCAACAATAGCCCGCTTGCACGCCAGGAAGATGAAAATATGACTAAACAAGAATTTATTGACCGCCTACTTCCGCATGCGGAAGAATTACAAGAAGGTTATGGAATACTTCCTAGTGTGATTATTGGTCAAGCCATCCTTGAATCCAATTGGGGGACTAGCCAATTAGCGCATGAATACAATAACTTGTTTGGTATCAAGGCTTATGGTGATCAAGATAAAGTAAACCTTGAAACCAAAGAATACGTAAACGAACAGTGGATAACAATTAAAGGTGATTTCCGTGTCTATAACTCTTGGGAAGAATCTATGGATGACCATACGATGCTATTTGTAAATGGCGTTGATTGGAATCCGCAAAAATATGAAGAGGTGTTAACCGCACAAAATTATGAACAAGCTGCAGAAGCATTACAAGAAGCAGGTTATGCAACTGACCCTGGCTATGCAGATAAAGTAAAAGAGGTTATTGAAAATTATCAGTTAGATCAATATGATTAG
- a CDS encoding ISLre2 family transposase, giving the protein MESIVTDLVEVMKKETNFLAREKAMMVFFAQLLATITQLAFQILDEEVSTQCKKEGFQVDRKSERTVTFLFGTVTYVRRRMKNQANEIRYPLDEFLGIRKSFRYSSLVLRNVSQLGSIMVYRHVSQAIDCLTSWRMSHQNVQQLVVKTGELIQTRSTHESRYDGIISKKKVPYLYLEGDGVKIGGQKKQSLEIHRFQVCEGSQKVGNRTEMIAPHFVSHLNRQQAQKEIMNYIQAHYDLTNTVVVSNSDGGSGYEKAVFDELSLGCLRHEHFRDRYHVHRKIKERLSFVPQLQNRMIQAIQHYHWPEVQLVLDTSESLIEEKEAETLEQLRLLHHYLQRNWPYLKPRKARGIMDSKACIGTIESTHRKMTYRMKRQGRLWTKTGAQAMIRVIDSLRNQEFDGWLNQYEALPNDVVAQEKRWKAMKRWVQKKPNFQTHEGALKGQIGEGKAKSAPLGQFAKGLEQLITTPNYI; this is encoded by the coding sequence ATGGAATCTATTGTAACAGATTTAGTTGAAGTAATGAAGAAGGAAACGAATTTTTTAGCAAGGGAAAAAGCCATGATGGTCTTTTTTGCCCAACTCCTAGCGACGATAACACAACTTGCTTTTCAAATTCTCGATGAAGAAGTTTCGACCCAATGCAAGAAGGAAGGCTTTCAAGTGGATCGTAAAAGTGAACGAACGGTGACTTTTTTATTTGGCACCGTGACCTATGTTCGCCGCCGAATGAAAAATCAAGCCAATGAAATTCGTTATCCTTTGGATGAATTTCTAGGGATTCGAAAGAGCTTCCGTTATAGTTCTCTTGTGCTACGCAACGTTTCTCAATTGGGGTCCATCATGGTCTATCGTCACGTTTCCCAAGCGATTGATTGTTTGACTTCTTGGCGTATGAGCCACCAAAATGTGCAACAACTGGTGGTCAAAACCGGGGAACTGATTCAGACGCGAAGTACTCATGAAAGTCGCTACGACGGGATCATTTCTAAGAAAAAAGTGCCCTATTTATATTTAGAAGGCGACGGAGTGAAGATTGGCGGTCAGAAGAAGCAGTCGCTAGAAATCCATCGTTTTCAAGTATGTGAAGGGAGCCAGAAAGTCGGGAATCGCACGGAAATGATCGCCCCGCACTTTGTCAGTCATCTTAACCGACAACAAGCGCAAAAAGAAATAATGAACTATATTCAAGCGCATTATGATCTAACAAATACCGTTGTCGTTTCCAATAGTGATGGGGGTTCAGGCTATGAAAAAGCCGTGTTTGATGAACTTTCCTTAGGCTGTTTACGTCATGAACACTTTCGTGATCGGTATCATGTCCATCGGAAAATCAAAGAACGCCTGTCTTTTGTCCCACAACTTCAAAATCGGATGATCCAGGCGATTCAACATTATCATTGGCCAGAGGTCCAGCTTGTCTTAGATACCTCGGAAAGTTTGATCGAAGAAAAGGAAGCTGAAACCTTGGAACAATTACGCTTACTCCATCATTATCTTCAAAGAAATTGGCCGTATTTAAAACCTCGGAAAGCCCGAGGGATCATGGATTCCAAAGCTTGTATTGGCACAATCGAAAGCACCCATCGGAAGATGACCTACCGGATGAAGCGCCAAGGACGGTTGTGGACAAAAACGGGCGCGCAGGCCATGATTCGTGTCATTGATAGTTTAAGAAACCAAGAATTTGATGGTTGGTTGAACCAATATGAAGCTCTTCCTAACGACGTGGTCGCCCAGGAAAAGCGTTGGAAAGCCATGAAACGTTGGGTACAGAAAAAGCCTAACTTTCAAACGCATGAAGGGGCCTTGAAGGGGCAAATCGGCGAAGGAAAAGCCAAAAGTGCGCCCTTAGGCCAATTCGCCAAAGGGTTGGAGCAATTAATAACGACACCGAATTATATCTAA
- a CDS encoding FUSC family protein yields MHVGRFRLGMRTFKTALSVVLCVLLFHVLGRDNPLIATITAVVSLRQDMTSTVSIGKERILGNTVGSIAAMIYLLVQHFLPQTLFLQLILLPVLVALVIIFLDGIDNNSGIITGIATFILITLSTPQGESVIVALDRIVDTFIGVGVAIFLNTILRPPEIEKEKEIESDLTELKGKEQDLQETLAKVHEKIKDKKDEK; encoded by the coding sequence ATGCATGTCGGTCGGTTTAGGCTTGGAATGAGAACATTCAAAACGGCTTTATCCGTTGTGTTATGTGTTTTGCTTTTTCACGTACTTGGTCGAGATAATCCGTTGATTGCAACAATCACAGCTGTTGTTTCTTTGCGTCAAGATATGACATCAACTGTTAGCATAGGAAAAGAACGTATTTTAGGCAATACAGTGGGCAGTATTGCTGCTATGATTTATCTTTTGGTGCAACATTTTTTACCACAAACATTGTTTTTACAATTAATCCTGTTGCCGGTATTAGTCGCTTTAGTAATTATTTTCCTAGACGGAATTGACAACAATTCCGGCATCATTACCGGCATTGCTACTTTTATTTTAATCACTTTAAGTACTCCTCAAGGTGAATCAGTTATTGTAGCCCTCGATCGAATTGTCGATACCTTTATTGGGGTTGGCGTTGCCATCTTTTTAAATACTATTCTACGACCCCCTGAGATTGAAAAAGAAAAAGAAATCGAAAGCGACTTAACTGAACTAAAAGGCAAAGAGCAGGATTTGCAAGAGACATTAGCGAAAGTTCATGAGAAAATTAAAGATAAAAAAGATGAGAAGTGA
- a CDS encoding M15 family metallopeptidase: MKRHLKIILLGIVGIGLIVSINRFVTKKVEDPDKQEVVAEKTATDSEEKPKAQDELPDVSSKDWSLVLVGPDNPLEKEISSEQLSYIPNTNMQLDKRVVEPYEQLSEAAQKAGYPLVIISAYRSVNYQEQVFDGRVAQYENQGMDEKQAKKKTKETSTEPGHSEHHTGLALDIVDENWQQSNPQNILEADFGKEDSAKWLAEHASDYGFILRYPKGKEENTKINYEPWHFRYVGKENAKYMEKHELTLEEFLDQLNEK; the protein is encoded by the coding sequence TTGAAGCGCCATTTAAAAATTATTTTGTTAGGTATTGTTGGAATCGGCTTGATTGTTAGTATTAATCGATTTGTAACCAAAAAAGTGGAAGACCCCGATAAGCAAGAAGTGGTTGCTGAAAAAACAGCAACAGATTCTGAAGAAAAACCAAAAGCACAGGACGAGCTACCCGATGTCTCATCTAAGGATTGGTCGCTGGTTCTGGTTGGCCCGGATAATCCTTTGGAAAAAGAGATCTCTAGTGAACAACTTTCATATATCCCAAATACAAATATGCAATTAGATAAGCGCGTGGTAGAACCTTATGAACAGCTCAGTGAAGCCGCTCAAAAAGCTGGGTATCCTTTAGTAATCATTTCTGCCTACCGTTCGGTAAATTACCAAGAGCAAGTTTTTGACGGACGCGTTGCCCAATATGAAAACCAAGGAATGGATGAAAAACAAGCAAAGAAGAAAACAAAAGAAACATCGACTGAACCAGGGCATAGCGAACACCACACAGGTTTAGCTTTGGATATTGTAGATGAGAATTGGCAACAATCTAACCCACAAAATATTTTAGAAGCAGATTTTGGTAAGGAAGATAGCGCAAAATGGTTAGCTGAACACGCAAGTGATTATGGTTTTATTCTACGCTATCCAAAAGGTAAAGAAGAAAATACTAAGATTAATTATGAACCTTGGCATTTTCGCTATGTTGGAAAAGAAAATGCCAAATATATGGAAAAACACGAGTTAACGTTGGAAGAATTCCTCGATCAATTAAATGAAAAGTAG
- a CDS encoding hydrolase — MSDQFIPNITTELRKDIVKVPEAIQEASGIIIFGKKIRSIIYTTDIAIIRNTNANAVIAVYPFTPHPAITKSIIEAADIPVFSGVGGGLTQGSRAIYMSLFAEAQGSIGVVLNGPTPVETVREVGKVVDIPVISTVTSAYSLIEEKLEYGVKIINISAGEETPEVVAYFRKMYPELPIIATGGPTDKSIRATIQAGANAITYTPPSNGELFSKKMDLYRQQELDKYKELH, encoded by the coding sequence ATGAGTGATCAATTTATACCAAATATCACTACCGAATTAAGAAAAGATATCGTCAAAGTACCTGAAGCGATCCAAGAAGCAAGTGGTATTATCATTTTCGGTAAAAAAATCCGCTCAATCATTTATACTACAGATATTGCGATCATTCGCAATACCAACGCTAATGCCGTTATTGCGGTTTATCCATTTACACCGCATCCGGCGATTACCAAAAGCATTATTGAAGCAGCTGATATCCCAGTTTTTTCCGGGGTAGGTGGGGGCTTGACGCAAGGTTCTAGAGCGATTTATATGAGCCTTTTTGCTGAGGCACAAGGTTCAATTGGCGTAGTTTTAAATGGACCAACACCTGTTGAGACAGTCCGGGAAGTAGGTAAAGTAGTTGATATTCCAGTTATTAGCACGGTCACAAGTGCCTATTCGTTAATTGAAGAAAAATTGGAGTACGGTGTGAAAATCATCAATATTAGCGCAGGTGAAGAAACACCTGAAGTTGTGGCTTATTTTCGTAAAATGTACCCAGAACTACCTATTATTGCTACTGGCGGTCCCACTGATAAGAGTATTCGTGCAACAATACAAGCTGGTGCCAATGCGATTACTTATACGCCGCCTTCTAATGGCGAGCTGTTTAGTAAAAAAATGGACCTTTATCGGCAACAAGAGCTTGATAAATATAAAGAGTTGCATTGA
- a CDS encoding Gfo/Idh/MocA family protein, whose product MRNYQWGIIGTGDIAHQFVSQFKNNQSSISGVAARNFEKTKAFAQEYSIPSAYETVEELLDNPEIDMVYVAVPNNIHHYYITKSLQKGKHVLCGMCQIF is encoded by the coding sequence ATGCGAAATTACCAATGGGGAATCATAGGAACCGGTGACATCGCCCACCAATTTGTCAGCCAATTCAAAAATAACCAAAGCAGCATTTCAGGCGTTGCTGCCAGAAATTTTGAAAAAACAAAAGCCTTCGCACAAGAGTACTCCATCCCGTCTGCTTATGAAACCGTTGAAGAGTTGCTAGACAACCCGGAAATCGACATGGTTTACGTTGCAGTTCCTAATAATATTCATCATTACTATATCACAAAATCCTTACAAAAAGGAAAGCACGTTTTGTGTGGTATGTGTCAAATTTTTTGA
- a CDS encoding LytTR family transcriptional regulator DNA-binding domain-containing protein codes for MDVLIVDDEALARNELKYLLNQCEGVSLIIEASTIQEALEILLTESIDLAFLDIQLTNESGLDLADKIAKMPHPPEFVFATAYDEYAIEAFEKNARDYILKPFELERVQEAVRRVQARSNDDNALQEETQSLVRKSVPIQDQDRIIMVNMSDILAMEVSKGETKVYTKEKVYHTQVPLTYWEQKLGQQAFMRVHRSFIVKIDAIKEIQPWFNHTYQLTIADGLKVPVSRSYIKRFKEKVGL; via the coding sequence ATGGATGTTTTAATAGTAGATGATGAAGCGTTAGCTCGTAATGAATTAAAATATTTGTTGAATCAATGTGAAGGAGTTTCTTTAATTATTGAAGCCAGTACTATTCAAGAAGCTTTGGAAATTCTACTTACTGAGTCCATTGACCTAGCATTTTTAGATATTCAATTGACAAATGAGTCAGGTTTAGATTTAGCAGACAAAATCGCCAAGATGCCTCATCCTCCAGAATTTGTTTTTGCCACAGCCTATGATGAATACGCGATTGAAGCTTTCGAAAAAAATGCTAGAGACTATATTCTAAAACCGTTTGAATTAGAACGAGTACAAGAAGCGGTGCGACGAGTCCAGGCTCGTTCTAATGACGATAATGCATTGCAGGAAGAAACACAGTCTTTAGTAAGAAAGAGCGTTCCCATCCAGGATCAAGATCGAATTATTATGGTAAATATGTCTGATATTTTGGCAATGGAGGTTTCAAAAGGCGAAACAAAGGTGTATACCAAGGAAAAGGTATACCATACGCAAGTGCCCTTGACTTATTGGGAACAAAAATTGGGTCAACAAGCTTTTATGCGTGTCCATCGTTCTTTCATCGTTAAAATAGATGCGATTAAAGAAATTCAACCTTGGTTTAATCATACCTACCAATTGACAATTGCAGACGGATTAAAAGTTCCAGTAAGTCGTTCTTATATAAAAAGGTTTAAAGAAAAAGTAGGCTTATGA